One Hippoglossus stenolepis isolate QCI-W04-F060 chromosome 22, HSTE1.2, whole genome shotgun sequence DNA segment encodes these proteins:
- the uhrf1bp1l gene encoding UHRF1-binding protein 1-like isoform X1 — protein MAGLIKKQILKHLSRFAKNLSPDKINLSTLKGEGQLTNLELDEEVLQSLLDLPTWLAINRVECNKAAIRIPWTKLKTHPISLTLDKVVMEMSTCDEPRPPNGPSPIATASGQSEYGFAEKVVEGISLSINSIVIRISAKAFNASFELSQLQVYSVNTSWSIGDLRFTRIQDPQRGEVLTFKEISWQMIRIEADAIQSTEHEMLSAPIRLITNQSRIRVTLKRRIKDCNVVASKLILILDDLLWVLTDSQLKAMVQYAKSLSEAMEKSAQQRKSMATEDQASSAPPTAQQVRTQQASTAADQGATMAKLFSAYDVCETSHHLQITHLDLHICDDIHAKDKVINKRITGGAMQLSFSSITLDYYPLHRAGESCAHWMHYSEATKTREGWVRNLLDEFKSNVEMLKSAVRDQPGADPAHGSPQHGKINTCSTSSFSPPPTQTSKTQLMSSSIVLRVADFSIYQVSTADQRRSSPKTMISCNKKSLYLPPEMPAIHAEFTEYYFPDGKDYPIPCPNLYAQLNALQLVLDPRSLVWINLFALDLRQSLEQFMEIYKLSDSQKPEEHVDIKIDGLMLKLVIPTDRDASSPPDLPRSISIQTSEMVATNTRHPANCTRSHLEALLQSFEEEPFFSSSFSSFPRSSSSLPLLHPVFQLHAHEQDTKLHDIYRGLVVPTMGTNSLKMPAATDFWALHFAQFWVDYEGTRGGKGRPQPFVDSFPLTVWACQPAKLLQHQERLRAAAGSGLSPSTSVESVARQQRKRLLKEYYTTEGAAASSQSVDATPPPSNGLHKPLSLDSLPSSSSSTSSKDADVHVLVQVQKHLSAQVSHRQYVFLMQLQRSIKALQQTLQQDLEAMGSKRERKDLSQCPADHQPFTVCLGLLLKSAEVSLLLKPVAQPEGSRSPLVSELSPSESRGTLEPGSDAGEVAEKREKGNEGSCTVDQLLCGEGSESAATQGPAPLVPTSTTTMPPDSNHKASLEERSSEDVGEGPVDGLTVGDGTGVGLDSRTHTSDPLSDPISSKDWSDKDKAAAAKMSQSSSSGRLMRDRSQSSFSVSYKNMKKSPSLQSLDNISIDSYLMEDGDAYSLLERDDVSMSGFKDAVSEQSATESAAEAAFSQEQEGGVSPDTVSATSQSIDEPIKDIVSVLVLKVRSVCVGMEVVGESTAVALEVGQVIPSQLGNVSLRQYLSNRSLGLVGSVPIPAQSSQGGGEFGSASLGCAHSPEVQARLESGPCAAAHSPLAERNGFLQLRLNGYQASFLMSTMRNLAHFLEDDSAPQVLPMEISVRNTHINLKDEGPRDNPSDAEPSPITLHVESLIIHRRDDGSFSIGVDAAAEAKPRKEGGVMDSSLSPAPEAVGGVCSVSKASQTQAPPPSPPPSTREKMLTDENECLKVELSRAKMALAEAQMEKDSLVHRMKNLKVNSS, from the exons GTTTGCTAAGAACCTGTCGCCGGACAAGATCAACCTCAGCACGCTGAAGGGGGAGGGCCAGCTCACCAACCTGGAGCTGGATGAGGAGGTTCTTCAGAGCCTGCTGGACCTGCCCACCTGGCTGGCCATCAACCGCGTGGAGTGCAACAAGGCCGCCATTCGG atacCATGGACAAAGTTGAAGACTCATCCAATCTCTTTG ACCCTGGATAAAGTGGTGATGGAGATGAGTACCTGTGATGAACCTCGTCCCCCCAATGGCCCGTCTCCCATAGCAACCGCATCCGGACAAAG TGAATATGGCTTCGCTGAGAAGGTGGTGGAGGGGATATCTCTTTCCATCAACTCCATAGTGATCCGGATCAGTGCCAAGGCCTTCAACGCCTCCTTTGAGCTCTCGCAGCTGCAGGTCTACAGCGTCAACACCAGCTGGAGCATCGGCGACCTGCGTTTCACCCGCATCCAGGACCCTCAGAGGGGAGAG GTCCTGACATTTAAGGAGATAAGCTGGCAGATGATCCGCATCGAGGCAGATGCCATCCAGAGCACCGAGCACGAGATGCTGAGCGCCCCCATCCGCCTCATCACCAACCAGTCCAGGATCCGAGTGACTCTCAAGCGGCGg ATCAAGGACTGTAACGTGGTGGCCTCCAAGCTGATTCTGATCCTGGATGACCTGCTCTGGGTGCTGACCGACTCCCAGCTCAAAGCCATGGTGCAGTACGCCAAGTCCCTCAGCGAGGCCATGGAGAAGTCCGCCCAGCAGAGGAAGAGCATGGCCACAGAGGACCAG GCGTCATCAGCACCGCCCACAGCCCAGCAGGTGCGAACCCAGCAGGCGTCCACAGCCGCTGACCAGGGCGCGACCATGGCCAAGCTGTTCAGCGCCTATGATGTATGTGAGACGTCCCACCACCTCCAGATCACACATCTGGACCTGCACATCTGTGATGACATCCATGCAAAGGACAAAG TGATTAACAAGAGGATAACAGGAGGGGCCATGCAGCTTTCCTTCAGCTCCATCACTCTGGACTACTACCCTCTCCACAGAGCAG GGGAAAGTTGTGCCCACTGGATGCACTACAGCGAAGCCACTAAGACCAGGGAGGGCTGGGTGCGGAACCTTCTCGACGAGTTCAAGTCCAACGTGGAGATGTTAAAGAGTGCAGTTCGAGACCAGCCAGGCGCGGACCCTGCCCACGGCTCCCCACAGCATG gtAAAATAAACACCTGCTCCACCAGTTCCTTCAGTCCTCCTCCCACACAAACCTCCAAGACCCAGCTCATGTCCAGCTCCATCGTTCTCAGGGTGGCTGACTTCAGCATCTATCAG GTGTCGACGGCCGACCAACGTCGCTCCAGCCCCAAAACCATGATTTCCTGCAATAAGAAGTCCTTGTACCTTCCCCCAGAGATGCCAGCCATCCACGCAGAGTTCACGGAGTACTACTTCCCTGATGGAAAAGACTATCCCA tccCATGTCCCAACCTGTATGCCCAGCTGAACGCCCTGCAGCTGGTCCTGGATCCTCGCAGCCTGGTGTGGATCAACCTCTTCGCCCTCGACCTCAGGCAGAGTCTGGAGCAGTTCATGGAGATTTACAAGCTCAGCGACTCGCAGAAACCTGAAGAGCATGTGGACATCAAGATCGACGGCCTCATGCTCAAG CTGGTGATCCCCACTGACAGAGacgcctcctctcctcctgaccTGCCTCGCTCCATCTCTATACAGACTTCAGAGatggtggccactaacacccgGCACCCGGCCAACTGCACCCGCTCACACCTCGAGGCCCTGCTGCAGTCCTTCGAAGAGGAGCCTTTCTTCTCTTCGTCTTTCTCCTCATTCcctcgctcctcttcctccctacCCCTCCTCCATCCCGTCTTCCAGCTTCACGCGCACGAACAAGACACCAAGCTCCACGATATCTACCGGGGCCTGGTGGTGCCGACGATGGGAACAAACTCCCTGAAGATGCCGGCCGCCACAGACTTTTGGGCGCTGCACTTCGCCCAGTTCTGGGTGGACTATGAGGGCACCCGGGGGGGCAAAGGGAGACCACAGCCTTTTGTGGACTCCTTCCCCCTCACGGTGTGGGCGTGTCAGCCGGCGAAGCTCCTCCAGCACCAGGAGAggctgagagctgctgctggatcaGGTCTGTCCCCGAGTACATCCGTAGAATCTGTTGCACGCCAGCAGAGGAAACGCTTACTGAAGGAGTATTACACCACTGAAGGTGCAGCAGCATCATCTCAAAGCGTTGATGCTACCCCGCCCCCCAGTAACGGACTCCATAAGCCCCTCTCATTGGACAGTctgccttcctcctcttcatcaacaTCAAGTAAAGATGCAGACGTGCATGTGTTGGTGCAAGTGCAGAAGCATTTAAGTGCTCAG gtgagccACCGGCAGTATGTGTTCCTGATGCAGCTTCAGCGCAGCATCAAGGCCCTGCAGCAGACGCTGCAGCAGGACCTGGAGGCGATGGGCTCCAAGAGGGAACGCAAGGACCTGTCTCAGTGTCCTGCCGACCACCAGCCCTTCACCGTCTGCCTGGGCCTCCTGCTGAAGAGCGCCGAGGTGTCCCTGCTCCTGAAGCCCGTCGCCCAGCCCGAAGGTTCACGGTCTCCTTTGGTGTCGGAGCTCTCGCCATCAGAGAGCCGAGGAACTCTGGAGCCAGGCAGCGATGCGGGAGAGGTggcagagaagagggagaaggggaaTGAAGGGTCATGCACTGTAGACCAGCTGTTATGTGGTGAAGGCTCAGAGAGCGCGGCCACGCAGGGTCCTGCCCCCCTCGTCCCCACCTCCACGACCACTATGCCCCCAGACTCCAATCACAAAGCCTCACTGGAGGAGAGGAGTTCAGAAGACGTTGGTGAGGGGCCGGTGGACGGGTTGACTGTGGGTGACGGAACGGGGGTTGGACTGGACTCAAGAACCCACACAAGTGACCCTCTGTCGGACCCGATCAGCAGCAAAGACTGGAGCGACAAAgacaaagctgcagctgctaAGATGTCTCAGTCAAGTTCCAG TGGTCGTTTGATGCGCGATCGCTCTCAGTCCAGTTTCTCAGTGTCCTACAAGAATATGAAGAAGAGCCCTTCCCTGCAGTCGCTGGACAACATCTCCATTGACAGCTACCTGATGGAGGACGGAGACGCGTACAGCCTGCtggagagag ATGACGTGTCCATGTCGGGCTTCAAGGATGCCGTCAGTGAGCAGAGCGCCACAGAGAGCGCCGCCGAGGCTGCGTTCAgtcaggagcaggagggaggcgTGTCCCCCGATACGGTCAGCGCCACCTCCCAGAGCATCGACGAGCCCATCAAAGATATA GTGTCGGTGCTGGTGCTGAAGGTGCGGTCGGTGTGCGTGGGCATGGAGGTGGTGGGCGAGAGCACGGCCGTGGCTCTGGAGGTGGGCCAGGTGATACCGAGCCAGCTGGGAAACGTCAGCCTCAGACAGTACCTCAGCAACCGCAGCCTGG GTTTGGTGGGTTCAGTACCAATACCTGCTCAAAGCAGCCAAG GTGGCGGCGAGTTCGGCTCGGCGTCCCTCGGTTGCGCTCACAGTCCGGAGGTGCAGGCTCGCCTGGAGAGCGGGCCCTGCGCCGCCGCCCACTCCCCGCTGGCCGAACGCAATGGCTTCCTGCAGCTGCGTCTCAACGGATACCAAGCCAGCTTCCTGATGTCCACGATGCGCAACCTGGCGCACTTTCTGGAGGACGACTCTGCGCCGCAGGTGCTGCCCATGGAGATCAGCGTCAGGAACACGCATATAAACCTAAAG GATGAGGGCCCCCGAGACAATCCCTCCGACGCTGAGCCCTCGCCCATCACCCTACACGTGGAAAGTCTCATCATACACAGGAGAGACGATGGTTCTTTCTCTATAGGAg tggACGCAGCAGCGGAGGCCAAACCCAGAAAAGAGGGCGGGGTGATGGACAGCTCACTGAGTCCGGCCCCTGAGGCTGTGGGCGGCGTCTGCAGCGTATCAAAGGCTTCGCAAACCCAAGCCCCGCCCCCCAGCCCTCCTCCATCAACCAGGGAAAAg ATGCTGACGGACGAGAACGAGTGTTTGAAGGTGGAGCTGTCGCGAGCCAAGATGGCACTGGCTGAGGCTCAGATGGAGAAGGACTCGCTGGTTCACCGCATGAAGAACCTCAAAGTCAACAGCAGCTAG